One window of Candidatus Tectomicrobia bacterium genomic DNA carries:
- a CDS encoding xanthine dehydrogenase family protein molybdopterin-binding subunit, whose translation MTERVETRVVGARLPFVDGVEKATGATQFAADLRLPGMLTGMALRSPHPHARILRVDASKAEHLPGVHAVLSRENTPAARFGINHKDETAFCREKVRYIGDEVAAVAAVDEDTAREALSLIQVEYEPLPAVTDPFAALSRGAPLVHEAIPGNIASQFHVARGEVDAAFEAADARFEDEFHTHLAHQAYIEPTGCAAEWRPGDEITVWGCLQSVFVIRTFMLSPVMGIAPEKFRVIQTKPGGAFGGKLDVKAALLAAMLSRAAGKPVSFLLSLGEDLISMRPRMPVHFRLQSAFREDGKLLAKRVEIVAENGAYSSLSPAIMSSVALRTDNLYRTPAVDIDARLVYTNVCPSGQMRGFGNVQATFAWESHLDNVAAGLGMDPLELRLRNYVEKGDVTLHGWKIASCGVADAARYAAGAIGWAEKRKRGGRGRGVGMASTIHVSGNKGFAVELGPDDTEPSSGIVRIKEDGKVEIWTGESDLGQGSASVMAYIAAEELGLPVEDFDVPPTDTGCMPFGFGAFASRITLIGGNAVKIAAADARQALLAAAGEVLEAAPEQLAVEGREIAVKGFPGRRTTVKEVVQAAGGLIQGRGTWLAGGEVLDKKKYGNPSTTYSFATHAAEVEVDLETGIVTVLRVTAGHDPGRVINRLGSEGQVEGGAVQAMSFCLMEGLSPRDGRIRGANFHDYLIATSLDAPPVEHQFFETIDPHGPYGAKGLAETAINPTAAAIANAIFHATGARIRTLPFTPERVLEAIEAAKSEGGVK comes from the coding sequence ATGACGGAGCGGGTCGAGACGCGGGTGGTGGGCGCCCGCCTTCCCTTCGTGGACGGCGTGGAGAAGGCGACCGGGGCGACCCAGTTCGCCGCCGACCTCCGCCTGCCCGGGATGCTGACGGGCATGGCGCTGCGGAGCCCCCATCCCCACGCTCGCATCCTCCGGGTGGACGCCTCCAAGGCGGAGCACCTGCCGGGGGTCCACGCCGTCCTCTCCCGGGAGAACACCCCAGCTGCCCGCTTCGGCATCAACCACAAGGACGAGACGGCCTTCTGCCGGGAGAAAGTCCGCTACATCGGGGATGAGGTGGCCGCCGTGGCCGCCGTGGACGAGGACACCGCCCGCGAGGCTCTTTCTCTCATCCAGGTCGAGTACGAGCCCCTGCCGGCCGTCACGGACCCCTTCGCCGCGCTCAGCAGGGGCGCTCCGCTCGTCCACGAGGCGATTCCCGGGAACATCGCCAGCCAGTTCCACGTCGCCCGGGGAGAGGTGGATGCCGCCTTCGAGGCGGCGGACGCCCGCTTCGAGGACGAGTTCCACACCCATCTCGCCCACCAGGCCTACATCGAGCCGACGGGTTGCGCCGCGGAGTGGCGCCCCGGCGATGAGATCACCGTATGGGGCTGCTTGCAGTCGGTGTTCGTCATCCGCACCTTCATGCTATCCCCCGTCATGGGCATCGCGCCGGAGAAGTTCCGCGTGATCCAGACCAAACCCGGCGGCGCCTTCGGCGGGAAACTCGACGTGAAAGCCGCCCTCCTCGCGGCCATGCTCAGCCGGGCGGCCGGGAAGCCGGTGAGCTTCCTCCTTTCCCTGGGCGAGGATTTGATCAGCATGCGCCCGCGCATGCCGGTCCACTTCCGCCTCCAGTCCGCCTTCCGCGAGGACGGGAAGCTGCTCGCCAAGCGGGTCGAGATCGTGGCCGAGAACGGGGCGTACAGCTCCCTCTCCCCGGCCATCATGAGCTCGGTCGCGCTGCGGACGGACAACCTCTACCGCACCCCCGCCGTGGACATCGACGCGCGGCTCGTCTACACGAACGTCTGCCCCTCGGGCCAGATGCGCGGCTTCGGCAACGTCCAGGCCACCTTCGCCTGGGAGAGCCATCTCGACAACGTGGCCGCGGGCCTGGGAATGGACCCCCTCGAGCTGCGGCTCCGGAACTATGTCGAGAAAGGGGACGTCACCCTCCACGGCTGGAAGATCGCGAGCTGCGGAGTGGCCGACGCCGCCCGCTACGCCGCCGGGGCCATCGGCTGGGCGGAGAAGCGGAAGCGGGGCGGGCGGGGCCGGGGGGTGGGGATGGCGAGCACCATCCACGTCTCGGGCAACAAGGGGTTCGCTGTCGAGCTCGGGCCGGACGACACCGAGCCCTCAAGCGGGATCGTCCGCATCAAGGAGGACGGAAAGGTCGAGATATGGACCGGGGAGTCCGACCTGGGGCAGGGCTCCGCGAGCGTCATGGCCTACATCGCCGCCGAGGAGCTGGGGCTCCCCGTCGAGGACTTCGACGTCCCCCCGACCGACACGGGATGCATGCCCTTCGGCTTCGGGGCCTTCGCGAGCCGGATCACCCTCATCGGCGGGAATGCCGTCAAGATCGCGGCGGCGGACGCCCGCCAGGCGCTGCTGGCGGCGGCGGGCGAGGTGCTCGAGGCGGCGCCCGAGCAGCTCGCGGTCGAGGGCCGGGAGATCGCCGTCAAGGGGTTCCCCGGCCGGCGGACCACCGTGAAGGAGGTGGTGCAGGCGGCGGGGGGCTTGATCCAGGGAAGGGGCACCTGGCTCGCCGGAGGGGAGGTCCTGGACAAGAAGAAGTACGGCAACCCCTCCACCACCTACTCCTTCGCCACCCACGCCGCCGAGGTCGAGGTGGACCTCGAGACCGGCATCGTGACGGTGCTGCGGGTGACGGCGGGGCATGATCCCGGGCGGGTCATCAACCGGTTGGGCTCCGAGGGCCAGGTGGAGGGGGGAGCGGTGCAGGCCATGAGCTTCTGCCTGATGGAGGGGCTCTCCCCCCGGGACGGCCGCATCCGGGGGGCCAACTTCCACGACTACCTGATCGCCACCTCCCTGGACGCGCCGCCCGTCGAGCACCAGTTCTTCGAGACCATCGACCCGCACGGCCCCTACGGGGCCAAGGGCCTCGCGGAGACGGCGATCAACCCCACCGCGGCGGCCATCGCCAACGCCATCTTCCACGCCACCGGCGCCCGCATCCGCACCCTTCCCTTCACGCCCGAGCGGGTGCTGGAGGCCATCGAGGCGGCGAAGTCCGAGGGCGGCGTCAAATGA
- a CDS encoding (2Fe-2S)-binding protein has product MERYEVTFRVNGEARRASVRGQDTLLRVLRDLGHVEVKTSCEAGDCGACAVLLDGEAVNACLVFAAQADGCEIVTVRGIGTEANLHPIQRQIVEKGGVQCGFCTPGIVVAAKALLDRNPSPSFEDIRRGLAGNLCRCTGYQKLFEAIAAAAEEMRE; this is encoded by the coding sequence GTGGAGAGGTATGAAGTCACGTTCCGGGTGAACGGGGAGGCCCGGCGGGCCTCCGTCCGGGGGCAGGACACCCTCCTGCGCGTTCTCCGCGACCTGGGCCATGTGGAGGTGAAGACGAGCTGCGAGGCGGGGGACTGCGGGGCCTGCGCCGTTCTCCTGGACGGGGAGGCGGTGAATGCCTGCCTGGTTTTCGCCGCCCAGGCGGATGGCTGCGAGATTGTCACGGTTCGCGGGATCGGAACGGAGGCGAACCTCCACCCCATCCAGCGCCAGATCGTGGAGAAGGGCGGGGTGCAGTGCGGCTTCTGCACCCCGGGGATCGTGGTGGCGGCCAAGGCCCTCCTGGACAGGAATCCCTCGCCGTCGTTCGAGGACATCCGGCGGGGGCTGGCGGGGAACCTGTGCCGCTGCACGGGCTACCAGAAGCTATTCGAGGCGATCGCGGCCGCCGCCGAGGAGATGCGCGAATGA
- a CDS encoding xanthine dehydrogenase family protein subunit M, translating to MDYVRASSVEEALQAAQAPGAAFVAGGTNLVPDILFGRRSAAVAVDISRLRELRFIEEREGRLRIGALTTVTDLLESELIRREAPPLCASAFEFAGPLVRNRATIGGNLLDASPAADLAPPLLAQDGEAELRSAQGGRRVLLQDFFLGYRKTAIRPGELLCAVSLRPLGPSGRSAYEKLQLRRAMAISVVSAAVALWMEGETCRQAGIGMGAVAPVPYRSAAAEAALRGRALGEAEIGVAAAAAREEARPIDDVRASAQYRKRMCEVLVRRLLRRAAGLPER from the coding sequence GTGGATTACGTCCGCGCTTCTTCTGTCGAGGAGGCCCTCCAGGCGGCCCAGGCCCCCGGCGCGGCCTTCGTGGCCGGGGGCACGAACCTGGTGCCGGACATCCTCTTCGGCCGCAGGAGCGCCGCCGTCGCGGTGGACATCAGCCGGCTGCGGGAGCTCCGCTTCATCGAGGAGCGGGAGGGGCGCCTCCGGATCGGCGCGCTGACGACGGTCACCGATCTGCTCGAGTCCGAACTCATCCGCCGCGAGGCTCCGCCGCTCTGCGCGAGCGCCTTCGAGTTCGCGGGCCCCCTGGTCCGCAACCGAGCGACGATCGGGGGCAACCTGCTCGACGCCTCCCCGGCGGCCGACCTGGCCCCGCCCCTCCTGGCCCAAGACGGCGAGGCCGAGCTCCGGTCCGCCCAGGGCGGCCGGCGGGTGCTCCTGCAGGACTTCTTCCTCGGCTACCGCAAGACGGCCATCCGGCCCGGGGAGCTTCTCTGCGCCGTGTCCCTCCGGCCCCTCGGGCCGAGCGGGCGCTCGGCCTATGAAAAGCTCCAGCTCCGGCGCGCGATGGCCATCTCGGTGGTGAGCGCGGCCGTGGCGCTCTGGATGGAAGGGGAAACCTGCCGCCAGGCGGGCATCGGCATGGGGGCGGTGGCGCCCGTCCCCTACCGCTCCGCGGCGGCCGAGGCCGCGCTGCGGGGCCGGGCGCTGGGGGAAGCCGAAATCGGGGTCGCCGCGGCCGCCGCCCGGGAGGAGGCCCGGCCCATCGACGACGTGCGCGCCTCCGCCCAATACCGCAAGCGCATGTGCGAGGTGCTGGTCCGGCGCCTGCTGCGGCGGGCGGCGGGCCTTCCGGAGCGATAG
- a CDS encoding PLP-dependent cysteine synthase family protein: protein MTAGGRRLTVGLKRRPWDSFRRYSENMFDTIGGTPLVRLGRVAEGLGPSIFAKIEWYSPSGSLKDRIYYNMITKAEERGELRPGMTLLECSTGNAGIACAFVAAVKGYPCVVVMPEGMSDERKKLMRAYGAELVFTPGGESDVDLSLEKLQEIRASNTDEYWVPAQFDNLDNNEAHYLTTGPELWEQLDGRVDAVVASQGTGGWVSGVGKYVRERNPRVLLFAVEPEECPLLSRRGWGPHGIEGIGDGFVPRALDLSLLSGIVTTTTQESLDMARRLAREEGIFCGISSGCNVAAAIKAARAHPELRHIVTNINDTGQRYFTTALCGEEKHVEIPERDHEVDPYSAAELDRYSAGWEIVR, encoded by the coding sequence ATGACCGCCGGGGGGAGGAGGCTGACGGTGGGGCTGAAGCGCAGGCCGTGGGACTCGTTCCGGCGGTACAGCGAGAACATGTTCGACACCATCGGCGGGACGCCGCTCGTCCGCCTCGGGCGCGTGGCGGAGGGCCTCGGCCCCTCGATCTTCGCCAAGATCGAGTGGTACTCCCCCTCGGGCAGCCTGAAGGACCGCATCTACTACAACATGATCACCAAGGCCGAGGAGCGCGGGGAGCTCCGCCCCGGCATGACCCTGCTGGAGTGCTCGACGGGGAACGCGGGCATCGCCTGCGCCTTCGTGGCGGCGGTGAAGGGGTACCCCTGCGTGGTGGTGATGCCCGAGGGCATGAGCGACGAGCGGAAGAAGCTCATGCGGGCCTACGGGGCGGAGCTCGTTTTCACTCCGGGCGGGGAGAGTGACGTGGACCTCTCGCTCGAGAAGCTCCAGGAGATCCGCGCCTCGAACACGGACGAGTACTGGGTCCCCGCCCAGTTCGACAACCTCGACAACAACGAGGCGCACTACCTGACCACGGGACCGGAGCTCTGGGAGCAGCTCGACGGCCGGGTGGACGCCGTGGTGGCTTCCCAAGGGACGGGAGGCTGGGTGAGCGGAGTGGGGAAGTACGTCCGGGAACGGAATCCCAGAGTGCTTCTCTTCGCGGTCGAGCCCGAGGAGTGCCCGCTGCTCAGCCGCCGTGGCTGGGGCCCGCACGGCATCGAGGGCATCGGGGACGGGTTCGTGCCGCGCGCGCTGGACCTCTCTCTCCTGAGCGGGATCGTGACCACCACGACGCAGGAGTCCCTGGACATGGCGCGGCGCCTCGCCCGCGAGGAGGGGATCTTCTGCGGCATATCTTCGGGCTGCAACGTGGCCGCCGCCATCAAGGCCGCCCGCGCCCACCCGGAGCTCCGGCACATCGTCACGAACATCAACGACACCGGCCAGCGTTATTTCACCACCGCGCTCTGCGGGGAGGAGAAGCACGTCGAGATCCCCGAGCGGGATCACGAGGTGGACCCCTACAGCGCGGCCGAGCTGGATCGGTACTCGGCGGGCTGGGAGATCGTCCGCTAG
- a CDS encoding TIGR03619 family F420-dependent LLM class oxidoreductase, producing the protein MPGRGVEYGIAMRNFTAFPQLPDARKLIEYGVRMEELGFESVWVWDHILLGVEPHFPIIESLSLLTAVAARTSRIKLGTGVLVLPLRNPVVLAKQLSSIDLISNGRLILGLASGWYKREFDAVGVPFEKRGAIMDQNLEIMTRLWQEDMVRAELPPHNLRNSVMFPKPAQRPRPKMLIGGYVDRVLKRAGTKGDGWLTYFYTPESFTKSWEKVRKFAREAGRDPDALESTNQLPIMIGKSRAEVEGPMNEWLRTEWDYADWSESTAASAVMGTVDECVRQLRAHVATGVDRIIFVPYKYEMEQVEMVAKEIIPRLKG; encoded by the coding sequence ATGCCCGGGCGCGGCGTGGAATACGGAATCGCCATGCGGAACTTCACCGCCTTTCCCCAGCTACCCGACGCCCGGAAGCTCATCGAGTACGGCGTCCGGATGGAGGAGCTGGGGTTCGAGTCGGTGTGGGTATGGGATCATATCCTCCTCGGCGTGGAGCCGCACTTCCCGATCATCGAGTCGCTCTCCCTGCTCACCGCCGTGGCCGCCCGGACGAGCCGGATCAAGCTGGGCACGGGGGTGCTGGTGCTCCCCCTGCGCAACCCGGTCGTGCTGGCGAAGCAGCTCTCGAGCATCGACCTCATCTCGAACGGCCGTCTCATCCTCGGCTTGGCCTCCGGCTGGTACAAGCGCGAGTTCGACGCCGTCGGGGTGCCCTTCGAGAAACGCGGGGCCATCATGGACCAGAACCTCGAGATCATGACCCGGCTCTGGCAGGAGGACATGGTGCGGGCAGAGCTCCCGCCCCACAACCTGCGCAACTCGGTGATGTTCCCCAAGCCCGCCCAGCGGCCCCGGCCCAAGATGCTCATCGGGGGCTACGTGGACCGGGTGCTCAAGCGGGCGGGCACGAAGGGCGACGGCTGGCTGACCTACTTCTATACCCCCGAGAGCTTCACGAAGTCGTGGGAGAAGGTCCGAAAGTTCGCCCGCGAGGCGGGCAGGGACCCGGACGCCCTCGAAAGCACGAATCAGCTCCCCATCATGATCGGAAAATCCCGGGCCGAGGTGGAGGGGCCGATGAACGAATGGCTCCGCACGGAGTGGGACTACGCCGACTGGAGCGAGTCCACCGCCGCGAGCGCCGTCATGGGGACGGTGGACGAATGCGTGCGGCAGCTCCGGGCGCACGTGGCGACGGGCGTCGACCGAATCATCTTCGTCCCTTATAAGTACGAGATGGAGCAGGTCGAGATGGTGGCGAAGGAGATCATCCCCCGCCTCAAAGGATGA
- a CDS encoding ArgE/DapE family deacylase encodes MSAEAKRRLLAEVDARRGRIVELLQALVRIPSVTGEEGEVQRFVADRLRAMGLKVDVWEPDWEALKKHPEYVPVTRGYEGRPNVVGVIKGTGGGKSLLLNGHTDTVPNGPREAWDHDPLGAEIVDGRLYGRGASDMKSGVAAIIAAAECFIASGLRPKGDVILDIVVDEELSGHGTLDTILRGYRADAGICCETSGNAVQPGSIGRIWFEVRIKGKPAGIQRRYEGVNAIELGYKIVQAVADLEKKRLETVSHPLYPKIIDAIPCMIGSFEAGSFPSAFPDTCLLKGSMATVPGEDHAAAKRSLVDQVARAAQADPWMKNHPPEVHFVGYYAEAAAIPPDHPIVRTVARSYREVTGQEPEISGRQGAADIRFLSGVGKIPTVIFGPGPTTQMHANNEWVAVDDLIDATKTLVLSICDWCGAE; translated from the coding sequence ATGAGCGCGGAAGCGAAGCGGAGGCTCCTGGCCGAGGTGGACGCGCGGCGCGGCCGCATCGTCGAGCTCCTCCAGGCGCTCGTCCGCATCCCGAGCGTGACGGGGGAGGAGGGCGAGGTCCAGCGCTTCGTGGCGGACCGCCTGCGCGCGATGGGGTTGAAGGTCGACGTCTGGGAGCCGGACTGGGAGGCCCTCAAGAAGCACCCCGAGTACGTCCCCGTCACCCGCGGCTACGAGGGAAGGCCCAACGTGGTTGGAGTCATCAAGGGAACGGGCGGGGGAAAATCCCTCCTCCTGAACGGGCACACCGACACCGTCCCCAACGGCCCCCGCGAGGCCTGGGACCACGATCCCCTGGGGGCCGAGATCGTGGACGGCCGGCTCTACGGCCGGGGCGCCTCGGACATGAAGAGCGGGGTGGCCGCCATCATCGCCGCCGCCGAGTGCTTCATCGCGTCAGGGCTCCGGCCCAAGGGGGACGTGATTCTCGATATCGTGGTGGACGAGGAACTGAGCGGCCACGGCACCCTGGACACCATCCTGCGTGGCTACCGGGCGGACGCCGGCATCTGCTGCGAGACGAGCGGCAACGCCGTCCAGCCCGGCAGCATCGGGCGGATCTGGTTCGAGGTCCGCATCAAGGGCAAGCCCGCCGGCATCCAGCGCCGCTACGAGGGCGTCAACGCCATCGAGTTGGGCTACAAGATCGTCCAGGCGGTGGCCGATCTGGAGAAGAAACGCCTCGAGACCGTCTCCCACCCTCTCTATCCCAAGATCATCGACGCCATCCCCTGCATGATCGGCTCCTTCGAGGCCGGGAGCTTCCCCAGCGCTTTCCCCGACACCTGCCTCCTCAAGGGGAGCATGGCCACGGTCCCTGGGGAGGACCACGCCGCCGCCAAACGGAGCCTCGTGGATCAGGTCGCCCGGGCCGCTCAGGCCGACCCCTGGATGAAGAATCATCCTCCCGAGGTGCACTTCGTCGGCTACTACGCCGAGGCGGCGGCCATCCCGCCGGACCACCCCATCGTCCGCACCGTAGCCCGGAGCTACAGGGAGGTCACCGGCCAGGAGCCCGAGATCTCGGGCCGGCAGGGCGCGGCGGACATCCGTTTCCTCAGCGGAGTCGGCAAGATCCCGACCGTCATCTTCGGCCCAGGGCCCACCACGCAGATGCACGCCAACAACGAATGGGTGGCCGTGGACGACCTGATCGACGCCACCAAGACCCTCGTCCTCTCGATCTGCGATTGGTGTGGCGCGGAATAA
- a CDS encoding 3-oxoadipate--succinyl-CoA transferase subunit B, with protein sequence MPTEVKPYTASELLCVMSARLLEEGQVVFAGVGIPLLAATLAQRLHAPGLTILFEGGTIGPHIVPGQLPPTTNEQRCTRRANMLVGITEVLLLLQRGYVDVGFMGGAQIDQFGNLNSSFIGPADDPQVRLPGTGGGNDIASLAKMIVAMPQEKRRFVEKVDFITSPGSLRGGTSRKDSGLIAGGMYKVVTDLALLDFDEKTGRMKVEALHPGVTPDQVQANTGFELPVGPDAGFTNPPTAEELAALRRLDPDGVYTA encoded by the coding sequence ATGCCGACTGAGGTGAAGCCCTACACCGCCTCCGAACTCCTGTGCGTGATGAGCGCCCGCCTCCTGGAGGAGGGCCAGGTGGTCTTCGCCGGAGTCGGCATCCCCCTCCTGGCCGCGACGCTGGCCCAGCGCCTGCACGCCCCAGGCCTCACCATCCTCTTCGAGGGGGGCACCATCGGACCGCACATCGTGCCGGGCCAGCTTCCCCCCACCACCAACGAGCAGCGCTGCACCCGCCGGGCGAACATGCTGGTGGGCATCACCGAGGTGCTCCTTCTTCTCCAGCGGGGCTACGTGGACGTGGGCTTCATGGGCGGGGCGCAGATTGACCAGTTCGGCAACCTGAACAGCTCCTTCATCGGCCCGGCGGACGATCCGCAGGTGCGGCTCCCGGGCACGGGCGGCGGGAACGACATCGCGAGCCTGGCCAAGATGATCGTGGCGATGCCCCAGGAGAAGCGCCGCTTCGTCGAGAAGGTGGATTTCATCACCAGCCCGGGCTCCCTCCGGGGAGGCACCAGCCGGAAGGACTCCGGCCTCATCGCGGGCGGGATGTACAAGGTCGTGACCGACCTGGCCCTGCTGGACTTCGACGAGAAGACGGGCCGGATGAAGGTGGAGGCCCTCCACCCGGGCGTGACGCCGGATCAGGTCCAGGCGAACACGGGATTCGAGCTGCCGGTCGGTCCCGATGCGGGGTTCACCAATCCTCCGACGGCGGAGGAGCTGGCCGCCCTCCGCCGCCTCGACCCCGATGGCGTCTACACCGCTTGA
- a CDS encoding CoA transferase subunit A, with protein MSLEEAAALVRDGEHVALGGSTASRTPMAMIWALIRAGRKDLAVSRSIVSTEGDLLFASGASRHILTSWFSQGIVWGVSRVMRAYTESKRARFEEWSHMSIGLRYRAGAMGIPFMPMRSMMGSDVAGRLPDLREMTCPFTGEKLLLVPALNPDVALIHVQRCDPYGNAQIDGLLFMDTDIAMAANRVIITAERIVSNDQIRRAPDQTKIPFFAVDAVVEAPYGCAPHECFGAYEPLFTHMDFYAELTRKDPEKGVKEYLDRFYYGPKNWTEYLNLVGLEPLLDATRRGRSIYAD; from the coding sequence ATGTCCCTCGAGGAGGCCGCCGCCCTCGTCCGGGATGGGGAGCACGTCGCCCTGGGGGGCTCGACCGCCTCCCGCACCCCCATGGCGATGATCTGGGCCCTCATCCGGGCGGGTCGGAAGGATCTCGCCGTCTCGCGGAGCATCGTCTCGACCGAGGGCGACCTCCTCTTCGCCTCGGGCGCCAGCCGCCACATCCTCACGAGCTGGTTCAGCCAGGGCATCGTCTGGGGCGTCTCCCGGGTGATGCGCGCCTACACCGAGAGCAAGCGGGCCCGGTTCGAGGAGTGGAGCCACATGTCCATCGGGCTGCGCTACCGGGCGGGCGCCATGGGCATCCCCTTCATGCCGATGCGCTCCATGATGGGCTCGGACGTGGCCGGCAGGCTCCCGGACCTGCGCGAGATGACCTGCCCCTTCACCGGGGAAAAGCTCCTGCTCGTCCCCGCGCTCAACCCGGACGTGGCTCTCATCCACGTTCAGCGGTGCGACCCCTACGGCAACGCCCAGATCGACGGGCTGCTCTTCATGGACACCGACATCGCTATGGCGGCCAACCGGGTGATCATCACCGCGGAGCGCATCGTCTCGAACGACCAGATCCGCCGCGCCCCGGACCAGACCAAGATCCCCTTTTTCGCGGTGGACGCCGTGGTGGAGGCGCCCTACGGGTGCGCCCCCCACGAGTGCTTCGGCGCCTACGAGCCCCTCTTCACCCACATGGACTTCTACGCCGAGCTCACCCGCAAGGACCCCGAGAAGGGCGTGAAGGAATACCTCGACCGGTTCTACTACGGTCCCAAGAATTGGACCGAGTACCTGAACCTCGTGGGGCTCGAGCCGCTGCTCGACGCCACGCGGCGGGGGAGGAGCATCTATGCCGACTGA
- a CDS encoding LysR family transcriptional regulator, translated as MLNLRQLEYFYYVSKYGGFTQAARRLPFSIQQPALSVKVKALEENLGVKLYQVIGRRFRLTPAGEQLYGAIVPFFESLDGLERHLKGEERGRLIIAEAAPMLILKDRRDVFSLFRARHPGVQLSILERPWATLLNGVLEGEVDIAFGSAPELRGGISFEEWTETDYLLLCPAGHPLSGSSAPALADIAAHPLVLLDRGTADRHHIESRFAEHRLSPRVALETSSYNLINDAVEDGLGLAIVNALWPRPPSAAPLATSNVSHLFGKKQIGLFRLTSRYVPPYVRSFLSILREAGE; from the coding sequence ATGCTGAACCTGAGGCAGCTCGAGTACTTCTATTACGTTTCGAAATATGGCGGGTTTACCCAGGCCGCCCGGCGGCTTCCTTTTTCCATCCAGCAGCCGGCGTTGAGCGTGAAGGTGAAGGCGCTCGAGGAGAACTTGGGGGTCAAGCTGTACCAAGTCATCGGCCGCCGGTTCCGGCTCACCCCCGCCGGGGAGCAGCTCTACGGCGCCATCGTCCCCTTTTTCGAGTCCCTCGACGGGCTCGAACGGCACCTCAAGGGCGAGGAGCGGGGGCGGCTGATCATCGCCGAGGCGGCTCCCATGCTCATCCTGAAGGACCGCCGGGATGTATTCTCGCTCTTTCGGGCGCGCCATCCGGGGGTCCAGCTCTCCATCCTGGAGCGGCCTTGGGCCACCCTCCTGAACGGCGTGCTCGAGGGGGAGGTGGACATCGCCTTCGGCTCGGCTCCCGAGCTCCGCGGCGGCATCTCCTTCGAGGAGTGGACCGAAACGGATTACCTTCTCCTATGTCCCGCCGGCCACCCCTTGAGCGGCTCGTCCGCTCCGGCCTTGGCCGACATCGCCGCGCACCCTCTCGTCCTGCTCGACCGGGGAACCGCCGATCGCCACCACATCGAGTCCCGCTTCGCGGAACACAGGCTCAGCCCCAGGGTCGCCCTGGAGACATCCTCGTACAACCTCATCAATGACGCCGTCGAGGACGGCTTGGGCCTCGCCATCGTCAATGCCCTGTGGCCGCGGCCACCATCGGCCGCACCATTGGCGACCTCGAACGTCTCGCATCTCTTCGGCAAGAAGCAGATCGGGCTGTTCCGGCTGACCAGCCGTTACGTTCCCCCCTATGTCAGGTCATTCCTGTCCATTCTGCGGGAAGCCGGGGAATGA
- a CDS encoding ferritin-like domain-containing protein has protein sequence MAATFNDLQDAFVFELRDTLSAEKQILKALPKMTKAASSSDLKKAFEKHHKETQEHVQRIESALGSLQESVRAHECEGIKGLLKEGEEIIEANAESEVSDALLIAAAQKVEHYEIATYGTLCTWGELLGFDDAVDYLKKNLGEEKHADEKLTQVAEKVNANA, from the coding sequence ATGGCGGCGACATTCAACGATCTGCAGGATGCTTTCGTGTTCGAGTTGCGCGATACGCTCAGCGCGGAAAAGCAGATTCTCAAGGCGCTTCCCAAGATGACGAAGGCGGCGTCCAGTTCCGATCTGAAAAAGGCTTTCGAGAAGCATCATAAGGAGACGCAAGAGCACGTACAGCGCATCGAAAGCGCCCTGGGGTCGTTGCAGGAAAGTGTCAGGGCGCATGAGTGCGAGGGAATCAAGGGATTGTTGAAGGAGGGCGAGGAGATCATTGAAGCCAATGCCGAGTCCGAGGTGTCGGATGCCCTGCTGATCGCGGCGGCCCAGAAAGTGGAGCACTATGAGATCGCCACGTATGGGACCTTGTGCACCTGGGGCGAATTGCTCGGCTTTGATGATGCGGTGGATTATCTGAAAAAGAATCTGGGCGAGGAAAAGCATGCGGACGAGAAACTCACCCAGGTGGCGGAGAAAGTGAACGCGAACGCCTAG